One window of the Frankiales bacterium genome contains the following:
- a CDS encoding M20/M25/M40 family metallo-hydrolase gives MPAPLPDAEAEVVELVRDLIRIDTSNYGDGSGPGEAEAAEYVEGRLREVGLDPQRYSCGPRRDGVVVRIPGRDASRGALMVHGHLDVVPARAEDWSRPPFAAEVDDDLGVPMVWGRGAVDMKDMCGMTLAVVRSWARAGIVPERDIVVNFLPDEEAGGEIGSHWLVEHTPEMFEGVTEAVGEVGGFSLTVRDDLRLYLVQTAEKGIGWLRLRATGRAGHGSMLNDDNSVTALCETVARLGRLDLPVHVTPAVRDFLAVLSEATGADLDPDDMDATLAKLGPMATLVGATLKNTVNPTMLSAGYKVNVIPGEAEAHVDARYLPGHEDEMWAAVDAALGEGVVREFVHQDIAVETTFDGPSIDLMAAALRAEDEHAVPVPYMLSGGTDAKAFSTLGIRCYGFAPLRLPPALNFGALFHGVDERVPVDALHFGTRVLGRFLRAV, from the coding sequence CTGCCCGCACCGCTCCCGGACGCAGAGGCCGAGGTGGTCGAGCTGGTCCGCGACCTGATCCGGATCGACACGTCGAACTACGGCGACGGCTCCGGGCCGGGCGAGGCGGAGGCCGCGGAGTACGTCGAGGGCCGCCTGCGCGAGGTGGGACTGGACCCGCAGCGGTACTCGTGCGGGCCCCGGCGCGACGGCGTCGTCGTCCGCATCCCCGGCCGCGATGCCTCCCGCGGCGCGCTCATGGTGCACGGGCACCTAGACGTCGTGCCCGCCCGCGCCGAGGACTGGTCGCGGCCGCCCTTCGCCGCGGAGGTCGACGACGACCTGGGCGTGCCCATGGTCTGGGGCCGTGGGGCCGTGGACATGAAGGACATGTGCGGCATGACCCTGGCCGTCGTCCGCTCGTGGGCGCGGGCCGGGATCGTGCCGGAGCGCGACATCGTGGTGAACTTCCTGCCCGACGAGGAGGCGGGTGGGGAGATCGGCTCCCACTGGCTGGTCGAGCACACACCCGAGATGTTCGAGGGCGTGACCGAGGCCGTCGGCGAGGTGGGCGGGTTCTCCCTGACCGTCCGCGACGACCTGCGGCTCTACCTGGTGCAGACGGCGGAGAAGGGCATCGGCTGGCTGCGCCTGCGCGCCACGGGGCGCGCCGGCCACGGGTCCATGCTCAACGACGACAACAGCGTCACGGCCCTGTGCGAGACGGTCGCCCGGCTCGGCCGGCTCGACCTGCCGGTGCACGTCACGCCGGCGGTGCGCGACTTCCTCGCCGTGCTCTCCGAGGCGACCGGGGCCGACCTCGACCCCGACGACATGGACGCGACCCTGGCCAAGCTCGGTCCCATGGCCACGCTGGTCGGGGCGACGCTGAAGAACACGGTGAACCCCACGATGCTCTCCGCCGGCTACAAGGTGAACGTCATCCCCGGCGAGGCCGAGGCGCACGTCGACGCCCGGTACCTGCCGGGGCACGAGGACGAGATGTGGGCCGCTGTGGACGCCGCCCTCGGGGAGGGCGTCGTCCGGGAGTTCGTGCACCAGGACATCGCCGTGGAGACCACCTTCGACGGCCCGAGCATCGACCTCATGGCGGCGGCGCTGCGCGCGGAGGACGAGCACGCCGTGCCGGTGCCCTACATGCTCTCCGGCGGCACGGACGCGAAGGCGTTCTCCACCCTGGGCATCCGCTGCTACGGCTTCGCGCCGCTGCGGCTGCCCCCGGCGCTCAACTTCGGCGCGCTGTTCCACGGCGTCGACGAGCGCGTGCCGGTGGACGCGCTGCACTTCGGCACCCGGGTGCTCGGGCGCTTCCTGCGCGCCGTGTGA
- a CDS encoding molybdopterin-dependent oxidoreductase, with translation MRDAGAPPDLPVFADDAFPSPLRHAWLVTRAGALLATAISVCFLTGLVSHLHQHPVAWLPLPPDPAWGYRLTQGIHVTTGLAAIPLLGLKLWSVYPRLWAWPPVRSAGHALERLSVGLLAAATAFELVTGTLNLAHLYLWSFLFPVAHYAVAWVVLGSVLIHLAVKWPLVVEAWHARAGGGPADDDPPGEGALDGSRVLSRRGVLGAALLGSAAVAAVTVGQTLRPLGWAGLLAPRSPQDVPLGVPVNRTAVDAGVVPAAQHTGYALTVHGPTPRSFALADLAALPQHEVELPLACVEGWSAVATWGGVRLRDVLDLCGVDGGSTVRVVSLETDGLYATAEVPPQFARHEDTLLALRLAGAPLTLDHGYPVRLIAPDRPGVLQTKWVSRIEVV, from the coding sequence GTGCGGGATGCGGGGGCGCCGCCGGACCTGCCCGTGTTCGCCGACGACGCGTTCCCGAGCCCGCTGCGCCACGCGTGGCTGGTCACGCGGGCCGGGGCGCTGCTCGCCACGGCCATCTCGGTGTGCTTCCTCACCGGTCTCGTGAGCCACCTGCACCAGCACCCGGTGGCCTGGCTCCCGCTGCCGCCGGACCCGGCGTGGGGCTACCGGCTCACCCAGGGGATCCACGTGACGACCGGGCTCGCCGCGATCCCGCTGCTGGGGCTGAAGCTGTGGTCGGTGTACCCGCGCCTGTGGGCGTGGCCACCGGTGCGCTCCGCCGGCCACGCGCTGGAGCGGCTCAGCGTGGGGCTGCTCGCGGCCGCCACCGCCTTCGAGCTCGTGACCGGCACGCTCAACCTCGCGCACCTCTACCTGTGGTCGTTCCTGTTCCCGGTCGCGCACTACGCGGTCGCGTGGGTGGTGTTGGGCTCGGTGCTGATCCACCTCGCGGTCAAGTGGCCCCTGGTCGTCGAGGCGTGGCACGCGCGCGCCGGCGGGGGACCGGCGGACGACGACCCGCCGGGGGAGGGGGCCCTGGACGGGAGCCGGGTCCTCTCCCGCCGCGGCGTGCTCGGCGCCGCGCTGCTGGGGTCGGCCGCCGTCGCCGCCGTCACCGTGGGCCAGACGCTGCGACCGCTGGGCTGGGCCGGGCTGCTCGCGCCGCGCTCGCCGCAGGACGTGCCGCTCGGCGTGCCGGTCAACCGCACCGCCGTGGACGCCGGCGTCGTCCCGGCGGCGCAGCACACCGGGTACGCGCTGACCGTCCACGGACCGACGCCGCGCTCGTTCGCCCTCGCGGACCTCGCCGCCCTCCCGCAGCACGAGGTGGAGCTGCCGCTGGCCTGCGTCGAGGGCTGGAGCGCCGTCGCGACCTGGGGCGGGGTGCGCCTGCGCGACGTGCTCGACCTGTGCGGGGTCGACGGCGGCTCCACCGTGCGCGTCGTGTCGCTGGAGACGGACGGCCTCTACGCCACCGCAGAGGTGCCGCCGCAGTTCGCGCGGCACGAGGACACCCTGCTGGCGCTGCGGCTGGCCGGCGCGCCGCTCACGCTCGACCACGGCTACCCGGTGCGGCTGATCGCGCCGGACCGCCCGGGCGTCCTCCAGACCAAGTGGGTTTCCCGGATCGAGGTCGTGTGA
- a CDS encoding methyltransferase domain-containing protein, whose translation MRVARTRRAAGVSTAVVAGAWPDALLGSTSRHRRTVTIHTDTGSAYGVDVARWHAAADDADLSVLERAVGPVLDIGCGPGRILEALRSRHVPAFGIDVSAAAVRAARARGAAAGRVDVFGAVPGAGRWSTALLLDGNVGIGGDPDRLLRRVRELTGPRGRVLLEAWPEPVPVRSRLIRVAHRGLLSDWFPWALVTVEQVADHAAAAGWRVADVWRSGGRCFVALDGRP comes from the coding sequence GTGCGCGTGGCGCGGACCCGACGGGCGGCGGGCGTGAGCACGGCCGTGGTGGCCGGTGCGTGGCCCGACGCACTGCTGGGCAGCACGTCCCGGCACCGCCGCACGGTCACGATCCACACCGACACCGGCAGCGCGTACGGCGTCGACGTGGCCCGGTGGCACGCGGCGGCCGACGACGCCGACCTCTCGGTGCTCGAGCGGGCCGTGGGGCCGGTGCTCGACATCGGGTGCGGGCCGGGCCGGATCCTCGAGGCCCTGCGGTCGCGCCACGTCCCCGCGTTCGGCATCGACGTGAGCGCGGCGGCGGTGCGCGCGGCACGCGCCCGCGGTGCTGCTGCCGGGCGCGTCGACGTCTTCGGCGCGGTACCGGGTGCCGGGCGCTGGTCGACGGCGCTGCTCCTCGACGGCAACGTGGGGATCGGCGGCGACCCGGACCGGCTGCTGCGCCGCGTGCGCGAGCTGACCGGGCCGCGCGGCCGGGTGCTGCTCGAGGCCTGGCCCGAGCCGGTCCCGGTGCGCAGCCGCCTGATCCGCGTGGCCCACCGCGGCCTGCTGTCGGACTGGTTCCCCTGGGCGCTCGTCACCGTCGAGCAGGTGGCCGACCACGCGGCGGCCGCCGGCTGGCGGGTGGCCGACGTCTGGCGCAGCGGCGGCCGCTGCTTCGTGGCGCTGGACGGGCGGCCGTGA
- a CDS encoding glycosyltransferase, with the protein MPDGHRPVVVDNGSTDGSAEVARRHGAHVVVEPRRGFGAACWAGLLTCTADVVAFLDADASLDPVELPRVTGPVADGTADLVLGARAGGGDAWPWHARLANRYLAHEVRRLAGVAVSDLGPMRAARRESLLSLGIRDRRFGWPLEMVLLAGRAGWRVEEVPVAYRPRIGRSKVTGTLRGTARAGRDMSRLLREAG; encoded by the coding sequence ATGCCCGACGGGCACCGGCCGGTAGTGGTCGACAACGGCTCCACCGACGGCTCGGCCGAGGTCGCGCGCAGGCACGGAGCCCACGTCGTCGTGGAGCCGCGGCGCGGCTTCGGCGCGGCGTGCTGGGCCGGCCTGCTCACCTGCACGGCGGACGTCGTGGCGTTCCTCGACGCCGACGCGAGCCTCGACCCGGTCGAGCTGCCGCGGGTGACGGGCCCGGTGGCCGACGGCACGGCCGACCTCGTGCTCGGGGCGCGGGCGGGCGGGGGCGACGCCTGGCCCTGGCACGCCCGGCTGGCCAACCGCTACCTCGCCCACGAGGTGCGCCGGCTCGCGGGGGTCGCGGTGAGCGACCTCGGGCCGATGCGCGCCGCGCGCCGAGAGTCCCTGCTGTCGCTGGGGATCCGCGACCGGCGCTTCGGCTGGCCGCTGGAGATGGTGCTGCTGGCCGGCCGGGCCGGGTGGCGCGTGGAGGAGGTGCCCGTGGCCTACCGGCCGCGGATCGGGCGCTCGAAGGTGACCGGCACGCTGCGCGGCACCGCGCGGGCCGGGCGGGACATGTCGCGGCTGCTGCGGGAGGCGGGATGA
- a CDS encoding DUF2064 domain-containing protein → MRVLVMAKEPVPGRVKTRLCPPLDPAGAAEVAAAALHDTLDAVLASGAEECVVALDGTPGPWLPRRAHVVAQRGGSFAERLENAWAHMRGPTLQIGMDTPQLTAAGVDEALRLAEHGPAALGPAEDGGWWALAVREPRRGMFAGVPMSDASTGERQRRRLRALGLEPEPLPTLRDVDRWDDALAVAALAPQGRFAATVARLAGAAVTRAARA, encoded by the coding sequence ATGAGGGTCCTCGTGATGGCCAAGGAGCCGGTGCCGGGCCGGGTGAAGACGCGCCTGTGCCCGCCGCTGGACCCCGCCGGCGCCGCCGAGGTGGCGGCAGCCGCGCTGCACGACACCCTCGACGCCGTGCTGGCGAGCGGCGCGGAGGAGTGCGTGGTGGCGCTCGACGGCACGCCGGGACCGTGGCTGCCCCGCCGGGCCCACGTCGTCGCGCAGCGCGGTGGCTCGTTCGCCGAGCGGCTGGAGAACGCGTGGGCGCACATGCGCGGGCCCACGCTCCAGATCGGCATGGACACCCCGCAGCTCACGGCAGCCGGAGTCGACGAGGCGCTGCGGCTCGCCGAGCACGGTCCGGCCGCCCTCGGCCCGGCGGAGGACGGCGGCTGGTGGGCGCTCGCGGTGCGCGAGCCGCGGCGCGGCATGTTCGCCGGCGTCCCCATGAGCGACGCGAGCACCGGCGAGCGTCAGCGCCGGCGGCTGCGCGCGCTCGGGCTCGAGCCCGAGCCGCTGCCCACGTTGCGCGACGTCGACCGCTGGGACGACGCGCTCGCCGTCGCCGCGCTGGCGCCGCAGGGCCGTTTCGCCGCGACCGTCGCCCGCCTCGCCGGCGCGGCCGTGACCCGGGCGGCGCGCGCATGA
- a CDS encoding NAD-dependent epimerase/dehydratase family protein — protein sequence MRVLVTGGAGFIGSHVVDLLVADGHDVVSLDSVSPAAHAVEPDYLHHGAEHRRARVGDLDAVLDAVRGADAVCHQAARVGLGVDFGDVRHYVEDNALGTATLLEAMHRNGFRGRLVQASSMVVYGEGAYDCPRHGRVVPAPRRRQDLDRGMFEPPCPTCGAPLTPALVTEDARTDPRNVYAATKLHQEHLAAAYADATGADVVSLRYHNVYGPRMPRETPYAGVASIVRSACERGEAPRVFEDGGQRRDFVHVHDVARANVLALTAPGRVGGAFNIASGHVCTVREMAEAVAAGCGPGAPAPVVTGEHRVGDVRHVTASPARAAEAFGFRALVAPAEGFRRFATDPMRAPLRRDVTGGTVASRAG from the coding sequence ATGAGGGTGCTCGTCACCGGCGGCGCCGGCTTCATCGGCTCGCACGTGGTCGACCTGCTGGTGGCCGACGGCCACGACGTCGTGTCCCTCGACTCGGTGTCGCCCGCGGCGCACGCCGTCGAGCCCGACTACCTCCATCACGGCGCGGAGCACCGGCGCGCCCGCGTGGGCGACCTCGACGCGGTGCTGGACGCCGTGCGAGGCGCCGACGCCGTGTGCCACCAGGCCGCACGGGTGGGCCTCGGCGTCGACTTCGGCGACGTCCGCCACTACGTCGAGGACAACGCGCTGGGGACGGCGACCCTGCTGGAGGCCATGCACCGCAACGGGTTCCGCGGTCGACTCGTGCAGGCGTCGAGCATGGTCGTGTACGGCGAGGGCGCCTACGACTGCCCTCGGCACGGCCGAGTGGTGCCGGCACCGCGCCGGCGGCAGGACCTGGACCGCGGGATGTTCGAGCCGCCGTGCCCGACGTGCGGCGCTCCCCTGACGCCGGCGCTGGTGACCGAGGACGCGCGAACCGACCCGCGCAACGTCTACGCCGCCACCAAGCTGCACCAGGAGCACCTGGCCGCGGCGTACGCCGACGCGACCGGGGCCGACGTCGTCTCGCTGCGGTACCACAACGTGTACGGGCCGCGGATGCCGCGCGAGACGCCCTACGCCGGCGTCGCGAGCATCGTGCGCAGCGCCTGCGAGCGCGGCGAGGCGCCGCGCGTGTTCGAGGACGGCGGCCAGCGCCGCGACTTCGTGCACGTGCACGACGTGGCCCGGGCCAACGTCCTGGCCCTCACGGCGCCCGGGCGCGTCGGCGGCGCCTTCAACATCGCCTCCGGCCACGTGTGCACGGTGCGCGAGATGGCCGAGGCGGTCGCGGCGGGATGCGGGCCGGGCGCACCGGCGCCGGTGGTGACCGGCGAGCACCGCGTGGGCGACGTCCGGCACGTCACGGCCTCCCCGGCCCGCGCGGCCGAGGCCTTCGGCTTCCGCGCACTCGTCGCCCCCGCCGAGGGCTTCCGCCGGTTCGCCACCGACCCCATGCGCGCCCCGCTACGGCGCGATGTCACTGGCGGAACGGTCGCTTCCCGGGCCGGGTGA
- a CDS encoding S-methyl-5'-thioadenosine phosphorylase produces MATAGAEIGVIGGSGLYSLLEGGETVEVDTPYGPASSPVTVADVDGTRVAFLARHGLRHQHPPHRVNYRANAWALHSLGVRRVLAPCAVGSLRSDVGPGSLVVPDQLVDMTRGRVQTFHDVFEHGPVHPGFADPYCPTVRAAALAAARGSGWDPVDGGAMVVIEGPRFSTRAESRFFAAQGWLLVNMTGHPEAVLCRELGLCYAPVALVTDLDAGLAEGEGVSVDEVMAEFARSTDRLRSVLLAAASGLGGAPVVCACAADAG; encoded by the coding sequence GTGGCGACGGCGGGCGCGGAGATCGGGGTCATCGGCGGCTCGGGGCTGTACTCGCTGCTCGAGGGCGGCGAGACCGTGGAGGTCGACACGCCCTACGGGCCGGCGTCGAGCCCGGTCACGGTGGCCGACGTCGACGGGACGCGCGTGGCCTTCCTGGCCCGGCACGGGCTGCGCCACCAGCACCCGCCGCACCGGGTGAACTACCGGGCGAACGCGTGGGCGCTGCATAGCCTGGGCGTGCGGCGCGTGCTCGCCCCGTGCGCGGTCGGCTCCCTGCGCTCCGACGTCGGGCCGGGGTCGCTCGTGGTGCCCGACCAGCTGGTGGACATGACGCGGGGTCGCGTGCAGACCTTCCACGACGTGTTCGAGCACGGACCGGTGCACCCGGGGTTCGCCGACCCGTACTGCCCCACCGTGCGCGCCGCGGCGCTGGCGGCGGCGCGCGGCAGCGGGTGGGACCCGGTGGACGGGGGAGCGATGGTGGTGATCGAGGGTCCGCGCTTCTCCACGCGCGCCGAGTCGCGCTTCTTCGCCGCGCAGGGCTGGCTGCTCGTGAACATGACGGGCCACCCCGAGGCCGTGCTGTGCCGTGAGCTCGGTCTCTGCTACGCGCCGGTCGCGCTCGTCACCGACCTCGACGCCGGGCTCGCCGAGGGAGAGGGCGTCAGCGTCGACGAGGTGATGGCCGAGTTCGCGCGCAGCACGGACCGGCTGCGCTCCGTGCTCCTGGCCGCGGCGTCCGGCCTGGGCGGCGCGCCGGTGGTCTGCGCCTGCGCCGCCGACGCCGGCTGA